The sequence below is a genomic window from Rhodococcus sp. 4CII.
GTCGACGTTGTTGTCCGCAGCGAGCTTGCGCACCAGCGGGGTGACGTACGGGGTGCTGTCCCCGGAGATGGCAGCTGGGGCGGGAGCCGCGGCCGCGGGTGCGGGTGCGGATGCGGCGGGAGCGGCTGCGGGAGCCGGTGCGCTCTTGGCGGGCTCGGGCTTCGCCGGCTCCGGAGCCGGTGCGGGCTTCGCGGGCTCGGGGGTGGGCTCGGGGGTGGGCTCGGGCTTAGGCGCCGCGGCCGGCTTGGCGGCGGGTGCGCCGGAACCGATGACGGCGAGCTGACCGCCGACGGAGACGGTGTCGTCTTCCTCGGCACTGATCTCGAGGAGGGTACCGGCGACCGGCGACGGGATCTCCGTGTCGACCTTGTCGGTGGACACCTCGACGAGCGGCTCGTCCACGGCGACCTCGTCGCCGACGGCCTTCAGCCAGCGGGTGACGGTGCCCTCGGTGACGGACTCACCGAGTTCCGGCATGTTCACCGCGGTGCCCTCGGCGGAACCGTTGCCGGATGCGGCGGGCTCAGACTCGGCGGCCGGTGCCTCGGCAGCGGGAGCCGGCTCCGCGGCAGGCTCTTCGGCGGCGGGAGCGGGAGCGGAGTCGGCGGCGGGAGCCTCACCGGCGTCGCCGATCACGGCAAGCTCGCCACCGATTTCCACGGTGTCGTCTTCCTGAGCAACGATCTTGCTGAGAACGCCGGCCACGGGAGACGGGATTTCCGTGTCCACCTTGTCCGTGGAGACTTCGAGCAAGGGTTCGTCAACTTCGACCGTGTCTCCTTCCTGCTTGAGCCACCGCGTGACAGTTCCCTCGGTGACACTCTCACCAAGCGCTGGCATCTGGACGGAGAAGGCCATGTCTTTTGACTCCTCGACAGTTGTGTTCGGGTTGTGGAATTTTGTCGACTTGTGGTCGTGAACCATTGTGCTCGAGATGCACGTGTCTTGCGGGTTACTCGCAGGTAATTCCGATTCGTCGTCACCCACTCGCTGTGTCGGCGCTCCACATCTTTCCATTGATCCGATGGGCGCGTCCGTCGAGGGGCACCCGCCGCGACTTCGGGTGCACCCGGACGTTATGCCTACCGGCCAGTAGTTTTCGTGTGCGGCGGAGACCGGACGTTCGCTGGCAAACTTGGAGGACAGTCGGCGGCGCGGTCCGCGTGCACGTACTCGAGGAGGCTCGACGTGGGGTTGTTCGACCGTTTCTCGCGGCCTCGGTCCGGCCGATCGCGGGCGTCCTCGGAGGATGCCGCCCACCTCGCGAACTGGACTCGCACGCACCTCGGAGTGGAGGCGTACGTGGAACCGCAGACGACGGTGACCGAAGTCACCGTCGTCCTCGTCGCAGCGGACGGCGAGTGGACCCGGCGCCGGGTGGGCGGAGAGCAAGGCGCCCGCAAACTCGGCGAGGATCTCCGCATCCCCGTGTACGACGTCCGCAAGACCGGCTACCCGCAGCGGATGCGCGACTTCGACGCGCGCCGCCGGATCGAGCGGAAGCGCGAGCGCGAGCGGGAGCTGTAGGCCCTTCGGGCCCGTGCGCCTTTGTGGTAGCTGGAACAACCAGAAAGGCGCACAGGCGCGGAGCGCCTAGCCGTTGGCGGCGATGTCCTCGATCACCGAGATCATCGTGCGCACGGGCACGCCGGTGCCTCCGCGACCGGTGTATCCCCACGGTCCCGACGAGTTGTATGCCGGGCCTGCGACGTCGATGTGCGCCCACTGGACGCCGTCGGCGACGAACTCCTTCAGGTACAGGGCCGCGGCGAGCATGCCGCCCCAGCGGTGGTTGGTGACGTTCGCGAGGTCGGCGATCTTCGAGTCGAGGTCCGAGCGCAGTTCGGCGGGCATCGGCATCGCCCACGCGTTCTCACCGATCTCCTGGGAGATGGCGGCGACCCGGTCGCGGAACTCGTCGGTGCCCATGACGCCGGGCGTTCGGTTGCCGAGTGCCACCATCTGCGCGCCGGTGAGCGTCGCGGTGTCGATGAGGTAGTCGGGCTCGTCCTCGCAGGCGCGGACGATGGCGTCGGCGAGGACGAGGCGTCCCTCCGCGTCGGTGTTGATGACCTCGACCGTGGTTCCGCCGTACTGGGTGAGGACGTCGCCGGGACGCTGCGCGGTGGACGACGGCATGTTCTCGGCCATCGGGACGGTGGCGGTGACGTCGACGGGCAGTCCGAGCTTGGCGGCGAGGACGACGGTGGCGACGACGGCTGCGGCGCCGCCCATATCGGACGTCATGTTCTCCATGCCGGCGGCGGGCTTGATGGAGATGCCGCCGGTGTCGAAGGTGATGCCCTTGCCGACGAGCGCGACCTTGGGTGCGTTGCGCTTCTTCGCGGAGTAGCTCAGGCGCACCAGCCGCGGCAGGCGGGACGAGCCCTTGCCCACGCCGAGGATGCCGCCGTATCCGTTCTTCTCGAGCGCCTTCTCGTCGAGGACCTCGACCTTCAGTCCGGCGTCCGTGCCGAGAGCCTTTGCGCGGTCGGCGAATTCGGCGGGAAAGAGGTGGCTCGGGGGAGTGTTGACGAATTCGCGGGCGGTGGCCACGGCCTCGGCGACCGCCGCCGAGCGAGCGAGGACGTCTTTCGACTCCTTCGCGCGCGGGGACGACACGAGAAGCTCCACCCGGGCGACGGGCTGCGCGTCGGGGCCGGGCGCGGACTTCGCGGACTTGAACTCGGTGAACCGGTACGCGCCGAGGGCGAAACCTTCTGCCGCCGCGCCGAGATCGAGCACGGACAGGGTGGTTGCGACTGTGCCGACGCCGCTGAGCGACCGTGCGGCCGCGCCCGCGGACTTACGAATCTGCTCGGCGTCCAGCTTCTCCGCCGAACCGAGTCCGACGGCCAGCACGCTGTCGACCGGGAGCGCGACGGGTCCCGGGACGCGGGTGGTCTCCTCGGCCTTTCCCGATGCGCCGACCGCGACCAGCGTGTCGAGCAGATCGGTCAGTATCGCTTCGTCGACGATGCCGTCGCCGAGCGCGATTTCGGGTCCGTCCGAGGTCGACGTCAGTCCGATCACCAGCACGTCCACGCGCTTGCCGACGGTGCCTGCCAGGGCGAGTTGTGGTCCGAGGGGTCGGGCTGTGTGGGTGCTCACGGTGTCTCTCCTGCAGCAGTTCGGGGGCGGGTGGTGTCGGGTGGCCGACGTCCGTCCCGATGGTAGTGCTCCGCCGCCGTCGTATACCCGGTGCACCCGACGGTCCGATAGGTTGAGGCGCATGACCGAGGAGCAGTTGTCGCAGGGGCCCGTCCACGCCGTTCACGTCGAACTCGGGGCCACGTTCGCTCCCTTCGGCGGCTGGGAGATGCCCGTGTCGTACGCCGGCACCGTGGTCGAGCACACCGCGGTGCGCGAATCGGTGGGGGTGTTCGACGTCAGCCACCTCGGCAAGGCCCTCGTTCGGGGCGATGGTGCCGCCGCCTTCGTCAACTCGGCACTCACCAACGACCTCGACAAGATCGGTCCCGGCAAGGCGCAGTACACGCTCTGCTGCACGCCGTCGGGTGGGGTGATCGACGATCTGATCGCGTATTACGTGAGTCCCGACGAGGTGTTCCTCGTCCCCAATGCCGCCAATGCCGCGGACGTGGTCGCGGCACTGGCCGCCGCGGCGCCTGCCGGCGTCACGGTCGAGAACCAGCACCGGGACTTCGGTGTGATCGCGGTACAGGGGCCGAAGTCGGTGGAGGTGCTCACCGCGCTCGGCCTGCCCACCGACATCGAGTACATGGCCTTCGCCGACGCCACCTGGGACGGCGTACCCGTCCGCGTGTGCCGCAGCGGGTACACCGGCGAGGTCGGTTTCGAACTGCTACCCCGCTGGGAGGACAGCGAGAAGCTGTTCCGGGCGGCGGTGGAACAGGTTCGCGCTCACGGGGGGCAGGTCGCCGGTCTCGGCGCCCGGGACACCCTGCGCACCGAGATGGGCTACCCCCTGCACGGGCACGAACTGTCGCTGGAGATCTCTCCGCTCGAGGCGCGCTGCGGGTGGGCGATCGGATGGAAGAAGCCGAAGTTCTGGGGCAAGGAGACGCTCACCGACGAGAAGGCGTCCGGTCCGTTGCGCAGGCTGTGGGGCATCAAGGCGCTGGACCGCGGGGTGTTGCGCGCCGGCCAGAGCGTGCTGCGTGACGGCGAGCCGATCGGCGAGACCACGTCGGGCACCTTCTCTCCGACGCTGAAGGTCGGGATCGCGTTGGCGCTGCTCGATTCCGGTGCCGGGGTGTCGGCCGGCGACGAGATCGCGGTGGACGTCCGGGGACGTTCGCTACGCGCCGAGGTGGTGTCTCCGCCGTTCGTGGAGATCAACACCAAGTAAGCGCCTGTCCGGGACGACCTGTCGGCGGCGGGGCGGTGGAAGGTGTTCGATAAGATCACGGGCATGACAGGTGTCACCGAGTTCGTCCGCGTCCCGCATCCCGCCCTCACCTCGGACGAGGTACGGCGAGAGATATTGGCGGCGCCCGGATTCGGCCGGTACTTCACGGACCACATGGTGTCGATCACCTACTCCACGGAGCTCGGCTGGCACGACGCCAAGGTGGAGCCGTACGGTCCGCTCCAGCTCGACCCGGCGGCGATGGTGCTCCACTACGGGCAGGCCATCTTCGAGGGGTTGAAGGCGTACCGGCAACCCGACGGCGGCATCTCGACGTTCCGCCTCGAGGCGAACGCCGAACGACTCGCGACGTCGGCCCGCCGCCTCGCGATGCCCGAGCTGCCGGAGGAGCTGTTCGTCAAGTCGATCACCGAGCTGCTCGAGCTCGATCACGAATGGGTTCCCGCCGCCGGTGGGGAGGACGCGCTGTACCTCCGCCCGTTCATGTTCTCCACCGAGGCCGGTCTGGGGGTGCGACCGGCCGACGAGTACCGCTACCTGCTGATCGCCTCGCCCGCCGGCGCGTACTTCCCGCGCGGAGTGAAGCCGGTCAGCGTGTGGCTGTCGACGGAATACGTGCGCGCCGCCCCCGGCGGCACCGGTGCCGCCAAGTTCGCGGGCAACTACGCGGCGTCGCTTCTCGCCCAGGCGCAGGCTGCCGACGAGGGATGCGACCAGGTGGTCTGGCTCGACGCCATCGAGCGTTCGTACGTCGAGGAGATGGGCGGCATGAACCTCTTCTTCGTGTTCGGCTCCGGGTCCGACGCCCGCCTCGTGACGCCGTCGCTGTCCGGTTCGCTGCTTCCGGGGATCACCCGCAACTCGCTGCTGACCCTCGCGACCGACGCCGGTTTCGCGGTGGAGGAACGTCGGATCAGCACCGAGGAATGGCGCACCAAGACGAAGTCGGGCGAGATCACCGAGGTGTTCGCGTGCGGAACGGCGGCGGTCATCACACCGGTCGGCCGGGTCAAATCGGCCGAGGGTGAATTCACGATCGCGGACGGAGAGCCCGGAGAGGTCACGATGGCCCTGCGTGACACGTTGACCGGGATCCAGCGGGGAACGTTCGCCGACACCCACGGCTGGATGACGAAACTGCGCTGACCGCGGTTGCGGCGGTCGCTCAGAATGCGAGTCCGACCGCCGCGACGGTGACCGTGATCTCGAGTGCGGCGCCGAGCACATCGCCGTTCAGGCCGGCGAACCGCCGGACGCAGTGGGCCACCAGCAGCGCGGTGAGCGTCAGCGCAACCGCCACGACGACCGGTCCCTGCCACCACGGCGAGGTGCACCACGCGGCCGCCGCGAGGAGCGGAGCGGTCCAGGCGATACCCGTCCACAGCGGTTGGGTTCCGGCGACCAGTGCGCCGAACCCCTCCGTCGACGACGCGGGAATTCCGCGTCGGCAGGCGAACACGACCGCCACCCTGCCGGCCGCCACCGCGACCGCCACGCACGCGAATTCTCCTGCAGCGCCGAGGGATCCGAACGCCAGACCCTGCGCGCCCAGGCAGATCACCAGGGCGCAGACCCCGAACGGGCCCGCGCCGCCGCTGTGCATCACCGCCCGCGCCCGCTCCGGCGGTCCGTAGCAGCCGAGCCCGTCGACGGTGTCGGACAGGCCGTCGATGTGCATGCCGCGCGTGGCGAGAGCGTGGACGCCGACGGTCAGCAGGCCGGCAAGGGCGGGGTCGAGTCCGCCGGACACCAGTGCCCACAACAGTCCCGCCGCCAGGCCGCCCAGTGCGATCCCGGTCAGCGGCGCCGCCCGGATGGCGCGGGCCCCCGCTGCGCGATCCACGGAATCCGGTCCGCGCAGGGGAAACACCGTCAGCCAGGAGAACGCGAGCAGCACGCCCGACACGGTCAGCCCGCGGTGGGGGCGGCGGAGTCGGTCTCGGTGCCCTCGCTGTCGGCGTCGGCGTCGCGGGTGCTCACTCCCGCCTCCGCGAACGTCGCCATCTCCGCGAGCGTGGCGACGGCGCCCTGCAGGATCGGCAGCGCGGTCACGGCGCCCGACCCCTCGCCGAGACGCATGTCCAGTTCGAGGAGCGGTTCGAGTTGCAGGTGTTTCAGCGCGATCGTGTGCGCCGGTTCGGTGGAGCGGTGGCCGGCCAGCCACCAGGCGCGGGCACCGTGGGCGAGTTCCTCCGCGACCATGGCGGCGGCGGTGACGACGACTCCGTCGAGGATCACCGGAGTCTTGCGCGCGGAGGCCTGGGCGAGGAATCCGGCCATCGCCGCGAGGTCCGCACCCGACACCGTCCGCAGCAGGGCCACCGTGTCCCGGACCACCGGCCGGGCCCGGCGCATCGCGTCGCGGATGGCGGCCGTCTTCCGGATCCAGCCGGCGTCGTCGACCCCCGTGCCCCGGCCGACCGCCGCCACCGGTTCGGTATCGGTCAGTGCGGCAATGAGGACGGTGGCCGGAGTGGTGTTGCCGATACCCATGTCGCCGGCGATCAACAGGTCTGCGCCGGAGTCGATTTCGGAATCGGCGATCGACCGGCCCGCCTCGATGGCCCGCAGCGTCTCTTCGTGCGTGAGCGCGTCCTCACGATCGATCGCCCCCGACGAGCGGCGAATCTTGAACGCGGACACCGACGGATCCGTGTCACCGTCCACCGACAGGTCGACGACCCGGACGCTCGCACCGGCCCGGTTCGCGAGAGCGTTGACGGCCGCGCCACCCCCGACGAAGTTGGCGACCATCTGCGCCGTCACCTCCGGCGGGTAGGCGGAGACGCCGGTTCGCGCAATCCCGTGGTCACCGGCAAACACCACCACCCGCGCCCGCGCGAACGGTGCGGGCGGGCACACGCCCTGGCAGGACGCCGCCCAGCAGGCGAGTGTCTCGAGCCGGCCGAGCGAGCCGGCGGGTTTGGTGAGCTGCAACTGGCGGGCCTCGGCCTGCGCGCGCACCCCCTCGTCGGGCGGGGTGACGGGTTCGAACCGACCCTGGTCGGTGCTCACGGACTCGCTGGTCACGCTTGGCCTCTCGCTCGAGTGGGTACTACTGCGCCGCACGAGTGTTGTGCGGGAACATCTTTCAAGGTCACGGTCAGTCCGGCCACGACGAGGAGGACGCGGTCGCAGACCTGTGCGAGCCGGGCGTTGAGGGCGCCGATCTCGTCGCGGAACAGGCGGCCGGACCGAGTCTCCGGGATGACGCCGAGACCGACCTCGGGGGAGACCAGGACGAGTGCGCCGCGGTAGTCGCGCACGGCCGCGACGAGTTCGTCCGTCCGGTCGGTGATCGTGCCGCGGGGCGATTCCCACGCCGCAGCGCCGTCGAGTTCGACGGTGAGCCAGGTGCCGAGATCGTCGACGAGGGTGGCCGCCGCGTCGGTGGGGGACCGCAGTTGTTCGGCGAGGTCGAGCCGGTGTGCGGTTTCCACGGTGAGCCAGCTGTCGGGACGCCGGTCGCGGTGCTGTGCGACCCGCTGTTCCCAGTCGTGATCGGCGGGGTCGCGGTGACTGGTGGCGACGTAGCGGACTTGGTCCGATCCGGCCAGAGCCTGGGCCAGTTCCTCGGCGTGAGCGGATTTTCCGGAGCGGGCGCCGCCGAGCACCAGCGTTCGCGAGGTCGCATCGGGGCGACTCGTACTGTCCGGGCGGTCGGCGGTGGGCACGGAGGGAGACGCTACCAACCCGGCGCCGTGGCAGTATTTTGACGAATATCGTCAATTCCGCCACTGTTGGCGGGAAGTGAATGGGCGGAAAATTTCAGCCATGACCGAATTCCTCGTCCTCGTCGCACTTCTCCTCGTGCTGCAAGCGGCTGTGACGTACGCCGGCCGGCACCTGGGCCCACTCCACCCGCGGCTGCGGAACAGCTTCCGCGACAACTTCTTCCGCCCGGCCGATCCCATGACGGACCTGTCGGACGATCGGGACGCCGCACTGGGCCGGCTGCTGGCCGAGACGCACCGCGCGCCCCACAACTGATCGTCAGATGGCGTCGCCGGGACGTACTCGCGGCTTGGGGGCGCGCAGCTTGCGGATCTGCGAGGCCCGCACGAACGCGTACCACCCGAGCTTGAATCCGCCGTCGGGAGTGTCCGGGAAACGCTCGCGAACCTGGTTGTTGATCTTGCGGCCCAGCCAGACACCTTCGATGGCCATGAACAGCATCATGATGAGCATGGCGAGCGTCACGATGGCCTGCAGCGCCGGGCTGACGAACATCGCCATGATCAGGACCAGGGCCAGGGGCATGAACAAGCCGACCAGGTTGCGCCGGGCATCGACGATGTCCCGGACGTAGGCGCGGACGGGACCCTTGTCGCGGGGTAGGAGGTACTTGTCCTCACCTGCGAGCATGCGGGCGCGACGGTCGGCGGCGGTGGTGCGACGCTCGGCCGCCGCAACCTTGCGCTCCTCCTTGGTGCCGCGGTTGGCCTTCTTGCGGGCCCGGGCCTCTTTCGCCGTCAGGGGTGCGGGCGCGACCGGGCCGCGACGCTTCGATTCGGCGTCGCGCCGCTTGGGCGTGGGGCGGCCCTTGCCTGCCTGCTCGACGGACTCCGCCTCCGAGGCCGTGGACGACTCGGCGACCTCGACGTCCCGCTTGTCTGAATTGTCCGAATCACCGCGGCGTAGCAATTTCACCCTTCCAGAGTATGGGAAGACGGCACCGGGAGGAAAACCGCCCTCGCACCGAAATGCCGGGTCGTGCCCGCCGCCCTACACTTCGCCGATGCGAGTGTTGATCGCACCGGACTCCTTCGGTGACACGCTGACCGCCGTGGAGGCCACCGCTGCCATCGCGGCGGGATGGTCGGCTGTGCGTCCCGACGACCAGCTGATCGAGGCACCGCAGTCCGACGGCGGCCCCGGGTTCGTCGACGTCGTCGCCGCGGCGGGAGGCAACGTCCGGACCGCGGTCGTGGAAGGGCCCCTCGGCGCCGATGTCGCGGCCCGCTGGCTCCTCGACGGCGCCGACGCCTACCTCGA
It includes:
- a CDS encoding oxidoreductase — its product is MGLFDRFSRPRSGRSRASSEDAAHLANWTRTHLGVEAYVEPQTTVTEVTVVLVAADGEWTRRRVGGEQGARKLGEDLRIPVYDVRKTGYPQRMRDFDARRRIERKREREREL
- a CDS encoding leucyl aminopeptidase yields the protein MSTHTARPLGPQLALAGTVGKRVDVLVIGLTSTSDGPEIALGDGIVDEAILTDLLDTLVAVGASGKAEETTRVPGPVALPVDSVLAVGLGSAEKLDAEQIRKSAGAAARSLSGVGTVATTLSVLDLGAAAEGFALGAYRFTEFKSAKSAPGPDAQPVARVELLVSSPRAKESKDVLARSAAVAEAVATAREFVNTPPSHLFPAEFADRAKALGTDAGLKVEVLDEKALEKNGYGGILGVGKGSSRLPRLVRLSYSAKKRNAPKVALVGKGITFDTGGISIKPAAGMENMTSDMGGAAAVVATVVLAAKLGLPVDVTATVPMAENMPSSTAQRPGDVLTQYGGTTVEVINTDAEGRLVLADAIVRACEDEPDYLIDTATLTGAQMVALGNRTPGVMGTDEFRDRVAAISQEIGENAWAMPMPAELRSDLDSKIADLANVTNHRWGGMLAAALYLKEFVADGVQWAHIDVAGPAYNSSGPWGYTGRGGTGVPVRTMISVIEDIAANG
- the gcvT gene encoding glycine cleavage system aminomethyltransferase GcvT — translated: MTEEQLSQGPVHAVHVELGATFAPFGGWEMPVSYAGTVVEHTAVRESVGVFDVSHLGKALVRGDGAAAFVNSALTNDLDKIGPGKAQYTLCCTPSGGVIDDLIAYYVSPDEVFLVPNAANAADVVAALAAAAPAGVTVENQHRDFGVIAVQGPKSVEVLTALGLPTDIEYMAFADATWDGVPVRVCRSGYTGEVGFELLPRWEDSEKLFRAAVEQVRAHGGQVAGLGARDTLRTEMGYPLHGHELSLEISPLEARCGWAIGWKKPKFWGKETLTDEKASGPLRRLWGIKALDRGVLRAGQSVLRDGEPIGETTSGTFSPTLKVGIALALLDSGAGVSAGDEIAVDVRGRSLRAEVVSPPFVEINTK
- a CDS encoding branched-chain amino acid aminotransferase, whose amino-acid sequence is MTGVTEFVRVPHPALTSDEVRREILAAPGFGRYFTDHMVSITYSTELGWHDAKVEPYGPLQLDPAAMVLHYGQAIFEGLKAYRQPDGGISTFRLEANAERLATSARRLAMPELPEELFVKSITELLELDHEWVPAAGGEDALYLRPFMFSTEAGLGVRPADEYRYLLIASPAGAYFPRGVKPVSVWLSTEYVRAAPGGTGAAKFAGNYAASLLAQAQAADEGCDQVVWLDAIERSYVEEMGGMNLFFVFGSGSDARLVTPSLSGSLLPGITRNSLLTLATDAGFAVEERRISTEEWRTKTKSGEITEVFACGTAAVITPVGRVKSAEGEFTIADGEPGEVTMALRDTLTGIQRGTFADTHGWMTKLR
- a CDS encoding adenosylcobinamide-GDP ribazoletransferase; its protein translation is MSGVLLAFSWLTVFPLRGPDSVDRAAGARAIRAAPLTGIALGGLAAGLLWALVSGGLDPALAGLLTVGVHALATRGMHIDGLSDTVDGLGCYGPPERARAVMHSGGAGPFGVCALVICLGAQGLAFGSLGAAGEFACVAVAVAAGRVAVVFACRRGIPASSTEGFGALVAGTQPLWTGIAWTAPLLAAAAWCTSPWWQGPVVVAVALTLTALLVAHCVRRFAGLNGDVLGAALEITVTVAAVGLAF
- the cobT gene encoding nicotinate-nucleotide--dimethylbenzimidazole phosphoribosyltransferase, giving the protein MTSESVSTDQGRFEPVTPPDEGVRAQAEARQLQLTKPAGSLGRLETLACWAASCQGVCPPAPFARARVVVFAGDHGIARTGVSAYPPEVTAQMVANFVGGGAAVNALANRAGASVRVVDLSVDGDTDPSVSAFKIRRSSGAIDREDALTHEETLRAIEAGRSIADSEIDSGADLLIAGDMGIGNTTPATVLIAALTDTEPVAAVGRGTGVDDAGWIRKTAAIRDAMRRARPVVRDTVALLRTVSGADLAAMAGFLAQASARKTPVILDGVVVTAAAMVAEELAHGARAWWLAGHRSTEPAHTIALKHLQLEPLLELDMRLGEGSGAVTALPILQGAVATLAEMATFAEAGVSTRDADADSEGTETDSAAPTAG
- the cobU gene encoding bifunctional adenosylcobinamide kinase/adenosylcobinamide-phosphate guanylyltransferase, translated to MPTADRPDSTSRPDATSRTLVLGGARSGKSAHAEELAQALAGSDQVRYVATSHRDPADHDWEQRVAQHRDRRPDSWLTVETAHRLDLAEQLRSPTDAAATLVDDLGTWLTVELDGAAAWESPRGTITDRTDELVAAVRDYRGALVLVSPEVGLGVIPETRSGRLFRDEIGALNARLAQVCDRVLLVVAGLTVTLKDVPAQHSCGAVVPTRARGQA
- a CDS encoding DUF3043 domain-containing protein, giving the protein MKLLRRGDSDNSDKRDVEVAESSTASEAESVEQAGKGRPTPKRRDAESKRRGPVAPAPLTAKEARARKKANRGTKEERKVAAAERRTTAADRRARMLAGEDKYLLPRDKGPVRAYVRDIVDARRNLVGLFMPLALVLIMAMFVSPALQAIVTLAMLIMMLFMAIEGVWLGRKINNQVRERFPDTPDGGFKLGWYAFVRASQIRKLRAPKPRVRPGDAI